One Rhea pennata isolate bPtePen1 chromosome 3, bPtePen1.pri, whole genome shotgun sequence DNA segment encodes these proteins:
- the ZFP36L2 gene encoding mRNA decay activator protein ZFP36L2 has translation MGAARGAAEFQQFARRRAAAVAALAGHPPSHACGERDGTISDLKQTAPLLSSRGFSKPSEESGIVRSFLHFRPLQDLEMSTTLLSAFYDIDFLCKTEKSLTNLSSMLDKKAVGTPVTSPSSSFAPGFLRRHSTSNLQALANSSKFPSPTGSSSSSSSSSSFGSLKETGTGGGGGSSSPTALLNKENKFRDRSFSENGERSQHLMQQLQQQQQAVAAGKGGGSGGGGAPINSTRYKTELCRPFEESGACKYGEKCQFAHGFHELRSLTRHPKYKTELCRTFHTIGFCPYGPRCHFIHNADERRPAPGAGTAAASPAAAGPHHHHHAHHPPPHAAGSTGDLRAFAPRDHPLGGGFGHQRGGERPKLHHSLSFSGFSAHHHHHHHHHPHGAAPPQPPPPPQQPGGRLDAALLESPGGSRTPPPPASASYCEELLSPPCANNAFAFSGQELGSLIAPLAIHTQNFAASAAAAAAAAAAAAYYRCQQQAAAPGGGCPPPPASPPFSFQPLRRLSESPVFDAPPSPPDSLSDRESYLSGSLSSGSLSGSESPSLDSGRRLPIFSRLSISDD, from the exons ATGGGGGCGGCGCGAGGCGCCGCCGAGTTCCAGCAGTTCGCTCGCCGCCGTGCAGCCGCTGTCGCCGCCTTGGCCGGGCACCCGCCGTCCCACGCCTGCGGGGAGCGAGACGGGACCATTTCGGATCTCAAGCAGACGGCCCCCCTCCTGTCTAGTCGTGGCTTTTCCAAACCCTCCGAGGAGAGCGGGATCGTTCGGTCCTTCCTGCATTTCCGACCATTACAGGATCTAGAAATGTCTACAACGCTTTTATCTGCCTTCTACGACATCGACTTCTTGTGCAAG ACCGAGAAGTCCCTGACCAACCTGAGCAGCATGCTGGACAAGAAGGCAGTGGGCACCCCGGTGACCTCGCCCAGCTCCAGCTTCGCGCCGGGATTCCTGCGGAGGCACTCGACCAGCAACCTGCAGGCTCTGGCTAACAGCTCCAAGttccccagccccacgggctccagctcttcctcctcctcctcctcctcgttCGGCAGCTTGAAGGAGACgggcaccggcggcggcggcgggagcagcAGCCCCACCGCCCTGCTCAACAAGGAGAACAAGTTCCGGGACCGCTCCTTCAGCGAGAACGGCGAGCGCAGCCAGCACCTcatgcagcagctccagcagcagcagcaggcggTGGCGGCCGGCAAGGGGGGCGGCTCGGGCGGTGGCGGCGCCCCCATCAACTCGACGCGCTACAAGACGGAGCTGTGCCGCCCCTTCGAGGAGAGCGGCGCCTGCAAGTACGGCGAGAAGTGCCAGTTCGCCCACGGCTTCCACGAGCTGCGCAGCCTCACCCGCCACCCCAAGTACAAGACCGAGCTCTGCCGCACCTTCCACACCATCGGCTTCTGCCCCTACGGCCCGCGCTGCCACTTCATCCACAACGCCGACgagcgccgccccgcgcccggcgccggcaccgccgccgcctcccccgccgccgccggcccgcaccaccaccaccacgcgCACCACCCGCCCCCGCACGCCGCCGGCAGCACCGGCGACCTGCGCGCCTTCGCCCCCCGCGACCACCCGCTGGGCGGCGGCTTCGGGCACCagcgcggcggcgagcggcccAAGCTGCACCACAGCCTGAGCTTCTCCGGCTTCTCGGcgcatcaccaccaccaccaccaccaccacccgcACGGTGccgcgccgccgcagccgccgccgccgccgcagcagccCGGCGGCCGCCTCGACGCCGCCCTGCTGGAGAGCCCTGGCGGGTCGcgcacgccgccgccgcccgcctccgccTCTTACTGCGAGGAGCTGCTCTCGCCGCCCTGCGCCAACAACGCCTTCGCCTTCTCGGGCCAGGAGCTGGGCAGCCTCATCGCGCCGCTCGCCATCCACACCCAGAACTtcgccgccagcgccgcggccgccgccgccgcggccgccgccgccgcctacTACCGCTGCCAGCAGCAGGCGGCGGCGCCAGGCGgcggctgcccgccgccccccgcctcgccgcccTTCAGCTTCCAGCCCCTGCGCCGCCTCTCCGAGTCGCCCGTCTTCGAcgcgccgccgagccccccggACTCCCTCTCCGACCGCGAGAGCTACCTGAGCGGCTCGCTCAGCTCCGGCAGCCTCAGCGGCTCCGAGTCGCCTAGCCTGGACTCCGGCCGGCGCCTGCCCATCTTCAGCCGCCTCTCCATCTCCGACGACTAG